The following proteins are encoded in a genomic region of Pirellulales bacterium:
- a CDS encoding MFS transporter produces MSEAPRKGSLLVIFLTVFIDLLGFGIVLPLLPIYGEDFALQYDLTDQQVGWLIGLLMSSFSAMQFLFLPVWGRLSDRFGRRPIILIGLTASTVFYGMFGLAALYHSLLGLFLTRIGAGIAGATISTAQAYIADTTTKEKRAKGMALIGAAFALGFTLGPMIGAGSLFLGRQVAESPWPGFVASLMSAFALLLAFVKLPESMQPESGVTAQRKLFDRSALRAALAIPSVGLLLLTSALAVFSFANFESTLSVQIDHLAMNSTKADAPLLGWLSDKIKDSGYERQEDVAIIVVCAAFAYLGLILTLAQGFLVRRLADRLSEGAMAVLGGLSALAGFALLAVATLRGSFELLVGAMAVEVVGFALVNPSLQSLISRRSDPNQQGGILGLAQSATSLARILGPVFGLRLFKQSPEYPYYGAAGLMVLALLLIVVSVRSGRDFGHQE; encoded by the coding sequence ATGTCCGAAGCTCCTCGCAAAGGCTCGTTGCTGGTTATCTTTCTGACGGTCTTCATCGACTTGCTGGGGTTTGGCATCGTGCTGCCGTTGCTGCCGATCTACGGCGAGGATTTTGCGCTGCAGTACGATTTGACCGATCAGCAGGTCGGTTGGCTCATCGGACTTTTGATGTCGAGCTTCTCGGCGATGCAGTTTTTGTTCCTGCCGGTGTGGGGACGGCTGTCCGATCGCTTCGGCCGACGCCCGATCATTCTCATCGGCCTGACCGCCTCGACCGTGTTTTACGGCATGTTCGGGCTGGCGGCGCTTTATCACAGTCTGCTGGGCCTGTTTCTCACGCGCATCGGCGCCGGCATCGCCGGAGCCACCATCTCGACGGCCCAGGCTTACATCGCCGACACCACGACCAAAGAGAAGCGGGCGAAAGGCATGGCACTCATCGGGGCCGCGTTTGCGCTGGGCTTCACGCTCGGCCCGATGATCGGGGCCGGGTCGCTGTTCCTCGGCCGGCAGGTGGCCGAAAGCCCTTGGCCTGGGTTTGTGGCGTCGCTGATGTCGGCCTTTGCACTCCTGCTGGCGTTCGTCAAGTTGCCCGAATCGATGCAGCCGGAGAGCGGCGTGACGGCCCAGCGGAAGCTGTTCGACCGCTCCGCGTTGCGGGCCGCGCTGGCCATCCCCTCCGTGGGCCTGCTGCTGTTGACTTCGGCGCTGGCCGTCTTTTCGTTCGCCAACTTCGAATCGACGTTGTCGGTGCAGATCGACCACCTGGCGATGAACTCGACGAAGGCCGACGCGCCGCTGTTGGGCTGGCTGTCGGACAAGATCAAAGATTCGGGATACGAGCGGCAGGAAGACGTGGCGATCATCGTCGTCTGCGCGGCCTTTGCGTACCTCGGCCTCATTCTCACGTTGGCCCAGGGCTTTTTGGTGCGGCGGCTGGCCGACCGGCTGAGCGAAGGCGCGATGGCCGTGCTCGGCGGACTGTCGGCACTGGCCGGTTTCGCGCTGCTGGCCGTGGCGACGTTGCGTGGCAGCTTTGAGTTGTTGGTGGGGGCCATGGCCGTGGAGGTGGTCGGCTTTGCGCTGGTGAACCCCTCGCTTCAATCACTGATCTCGCGGCGCAGCGACCCGAACCAGCAGGGCGGCATTTTGGGACTGGCCCAGAGTGCCACCTCGCTGGCCCGCATTCTCGGGCCGGTCTTTGGCCTGCGGCTGTTCAAGCAGTCGCCCGAATATCCTTATTACGGCGCCGCTGGGCTGATGGTGCTGGCCTTACTGTTGATCGTGGTCTCCGTGCGATCGGGACGCGATTTTGGGCACCAGGAGTAG